A section of the Leptotrichia buccalis C-1013-b genome encodes:
- the aroA gene encoding 3-phosphoshikimate 1-carboxyvinyltransferase yields MKIKIKPSILNGTIEIPPSKSYSHRAVIAAALAESGKKSTIDNLKFSVDITTTTDIMENWGAKIKRFESALEIIGNDGKVVPKDKYVQCNESGSTIRFLIPIGITDENELIFDGKGKLVDRPLDSYYRIFDKQGILYKNENGKLPLTVNGKLKAGNYEIDGNISSQFITGLLYALPLLDGDSKLTINKNLESKGYIDLTLEILKLAGIQIVNNNYKSFDIKGNQIYKPFDYTVEGDYSQVAFWIVAGIISANKDNEIKCLHVNKNSLQGDREIIEIVTRMGANLKIFDDYVLVKPSKTKGTIIDISQCPDIGPILTVLGALSEGETRIINGERLRIKESDRITSIKTELNKLGANVVEEGDSLIIQGVEGFTGGVTVNAWNDHRIAMSLAIASTRCEKEIILEEAESVRKSYPHFWDDFVKMGGEIEVIEK; encoded by the coding sequence ATGAAAATAAAAATAAAACCAAGCATATTAAACGGAACAATAGAAATACCACCATCTAAAAGTTATTCACACAGGGCGGTGATTGCAGCGGCATTAGCTGAAAGCGGGAAAAAGTCAACGATTGATAATTTAAAGTTTTCTGTGGATATTACGACAACAACGGATATTATGGAAAATTGGGGAGCGAAAATTAAGAGATTTGAGAGTGCTCTTGAGATTATCGGGAATGATGGGAAAGTTGTTCCGAAGGATAAGTATGTGCAATGTAATGAGTCGGGATCTACAATCAGGTTTTTGATACCGATTGGGATTACAGATGAAAATGAGCTGATTTTCGATGGAAAGGGGAAGCTGGTGGACAGACCGCTTGACTCGTATTATAGGATTTTTGATAAACAGGGAATTTTGTATAAAAATGAGAATGGAAAATTGCCGCTTACAGTGAATGGAAAATTGAAGGCAGGAAATTATGAAATTGATGGGAATATAAGTTCACAGTTTATTACTGGACTTTTGTATGCCTTGCCACTCTTGGACGGAGATTCAAAGCTGACTATTAATAAGAATTTGGAGTCTAAGGGATATATTGATTTGACATTGGAAATATTGAAACTGGCAGGAATTCAGATTGTGAACAATAACTATAAGAGTTTTGATATAAAGGGAAATCAGATTTATAAGCCGTTTGATTATACTGTTGAGGGGGATTATTCACAAGTGGCGTTTTGGATTGTAGCTGGAATAATTTCGGCTAATAAGGATAACGAAATAAAATGTCTACATGTGAATAAAAATTCGTTGCAAGGTGACAGGGAAATTATTGAGATTGTGACTAGAATGGGAGCAAATCTTAAGATTTTCGATGATTATGTACTTGTGAAACCTTCTAAAACTAAAGGAACAATAATTGATATTTCGCAATGTCCTGATATTGGGCCAATTTTGACAGTATTAGGAGCCTTGAGTGAAGGGGAAACTAGGATTATTAATGGAGAAAGACTTAGAATAAAGGAGTCGGATAGAATAACTTCAATAAAGACTGAACTGAATAAACTTGGAGCGAATGTGGTTGAGGAAGGGGACAGTTTAATTATTCAAGGTGTAGAGGGATTTACAGGCGGAGTTACAGTGAATGCATGGAATGACCACAGAATTGCAATGTCGCTTGCGATTGCTTCGACAAGATGTGAAAAGGAAATAATTCTGGAAGAGGCTGAAAGTGTCAGAAAATCTTATCCGCATTTCTGGGATGATTTTGTGAAAATGGGTGGAGAGATTGAAGTTATTGAGAAGTAG
- a CDS encoding Eco57I restriction-modification methylase domain-containing protein has translation MNKKIVILQEILDYQEKIFNFIKREEFFLETSLNEEKLLKLISGLAIISSIYEKFTTKLITIYCDIFMKTEKEKDGIIQNNKSIGNLSKMIKELKLEVDEMYRLLKLNNDFEKNDILKKDSNLLTYGDLIVHMNKIYQKRNKYVHGAFEINENIDKEKFEKYVLDTLDKESAILLVLKNAFISKIPYYLIEKEELTKNYKKYEELYNNFFENIDNEIIKEKSQFFTPIAISQKLVDDLKHLNKKFEKENIKILDPSCGFGILTINLLEKIVEISSDSNKRINKIEVDMIDIDEKCIENCKIIMKEFLEKNNLNDLVEVNYIIGNYLNYEIKRKYDFIVQNPPFKKIKKEEKVKYDGEITKYINGQANLYHLFIIKSLKLLDEKGILFTISPKNFLSGKYTENLRKFLFNNYSLTRLHLFDERKKIFKNIIQEICITQIEKRKHKNIKISYNGSKPFELDREILFLKRKNNILLSPRNREESNFIKSINEIFVKNNVFSFHPGKVVQFRVDKKNLSSEKFNKEKKQVPLLVPKHLKNERIEYEDLDKKKNKSISIFYNEETQNLFLKNKRYIILNKNSGKEEKKLIKPVLYDGIFDIEYIALDNNLAYIEFFDNNVSDFIFYGVFCVLNSKQFDNYYRMINGSHTLNSYEFQNLLFPKKEILEKIGLEYLNTKKENSIEMCSEIFEKYIKNK, from the coding sequence ATGAATAAGAAAATTGTTATTTTGCAGGAAATATTGGATTATCAAGAAAAAATATTTAATTTTATTAAAAGAGAAGAATTTTTTTTAGAGACTAGTTTAAACGAAGAAAAGTTATTGAAGTTAATATCTGGACTTGCAATAATAAGTTCGATATATGAAAAATTTACAACAAAATTGATAACAATATATTGTGATATTTTCATGAAAACTGAAAAGGAAAAAGATGGAATTATTCAAAATAATAAATCAATTGGAAATTTATCAAAGATGATAAAAGAACTAAAATTAGAAGTAGATGAAATGTATAGGTTATTAAAGTTAAATAATGATTTTGAAAAAAATGATATACTTAAAAAAGATTCTAATCTTTTAACATACGGAGATTTAATAGTTCATATGAATAAAATTTATCAAAAAAGAAATAAATATGTTCATGGAGCTTTTGAAATTAATGAAAATATAGATAAAGAAAAATTTGAAAAATATGTTTTAGATACTTTAGATAAAGAAAGTGCAATTTTATTAGTATTAAAAAATGCTTTTATTTCAAAAATACCTTATTATTTAATAGAAAAGGAAGAATTAACAAAAAATTATAAAAAATATGAAGAATTATACAATAATTTTTTTGAAAATATAGATAATGAAATTATAAAAGAAAAATCACAATTTTTTACTCCAATAGCAATATCTCAGAAACTAGTTGATGACTTAAAGCATTTGAATAAAAAGTTTGAAAAAGAAAATATAAAAATATTGGATCCAAGTTGTGGATTTGGAATACTTACAATAAATTTGTTAGAAAAAATAGTTGAGATAAGTAGTGATTCTAATAAGAGAATAAATAAAATAGAAGTGGATATGATAGATATAGATGAAAAATGTATAGAAAATTGTAAAATCATAATGAAAGAATTTTTAGAAAAAAATAATTTAAATGATTTAGTTGAAGTAAATTATATTATTGGGAATTATTTAAATTATGAAATTAAAAGAAAATATGATTTTATTGTACAGAATCCTCCATTTAAAAAAATAAAAAAAGAAGAAAAAGTAAAATATGATGGAGAAATAACAAAATATATTAATGGACAGGCAAATTTATATCACTTATTTATTATAAAAAGTTTAAAATTATTAGATGAAAAAGGTATTTTATTTACGATCTCTCCCAAAAATTTTTTATCAGGAAAGTATACAGAAAATTTAAGAAAATTTTTGTTTAATAATTATAGTTTAACTAGACTTCATTTATTTGATGAAAGAAAGAAAATTTTTAAAAATATTATTCAAGAAATTTGTATAACTCAAATTGAAAAAAGAAAACATAAAAATATAAAAATTTCTTATAATGGTAGTAAGCCCTTCGAATTAGATAGAGAAATATTATTTCTAAAAAGAAAAAATAATATTTTATTATCACCGAGAAATAGAGAAGAAAGTAATTTTATAAAGAGTATCAATGAAATTTTTGTAAAAAATAATGTTTTTTCTTTTCATCCAGGAAAAGTAGTACAATTTAGAGTAGATAAAAAAAATTTAAGTTCAGAAAAATTTAATAAAGAAAAAAAACAAGTTCCTTTACTTGTACCTAAGCATTTAAAAAATGAGAGGATTGAATATGAGGATTTAGATAAAAAGAAAAATAAGAGTATAAGCATCTTCTATAATGAAGAAACACAAAATTTATTTTTAAAAAATAAAAGATATATAATTTTAAATAAAAATTCTGGAAAAGAAGAAAAAAAATTAATAAAGCCTGTATTATATGATGGAATTTTTGATATAGAGTATATAGCATTAGATAATAATTTAGCATATATCGAATTTTTTGATAATAATGTCAGTGATTTTATATTTTATGGAGTATTTTGTGTCTTAAATTCAAAGCAGTTTGATAATTATTATAGAATGATAAATGGAAGTCATACTTTAAATTCTTATGAATTTCAAAATTTATTATTTCCAAAAAAAGAAATTTTAGAAAAAATAGGATTAGAATATTTAAATACAAAAAAAGAAAATAGTATTGAAATGTGTTCAGAAATTTTTGAAAAATATATAAAAAATAAATAA
- a CDS encoding DUF262 domain-containing protein, whose amino-acid sequence MKSNIKKLYESWKVKKQDATVETVILSVGEIIRNYEQGRINITPEYQRTYKWNNEKKSRFIESLILGMPVPAIFAIKEEDEDYNLKYEIIDGLQRISTILEFVGKLKDNKNSEKLKRIEGADILFELNGLSWDDIEKTNMGFIFESSTLLFMNLKTLKSHIKYETFKRLNTGGIPLESQEIRSNILSLRGDKKYKELIKKYEEIELNFLTEKDIKSRKDMELFLEFSLISEYKKFIKIFNEKQENTNNRKTFELLLDDYTEYVDIKKLINILESYKEFLKLCEKFKFKKYNKEKQKNIGIFINQYFEIASFIYFKNKDYLTEENFKKMFDKTYEQFYRSRGLNNPPALRRLEEAHKYVEEILNE is encoded by the coding sequence ATGAAGAGTAATATAAAAAAATTATATGAAAGTTGGAAAGTAAAAAAACAAGATGCTACAGTAGAAACGGTAATTTTAAGTGTAGGAGAAATAATAAGAAATTATGAACAAGGAAGAATAAATATAACTCCTGAATATCAGAGAACCTATAAATGGAATAATGAAAAAAAATCTAGATTTATAGAATCTTTAATACTTGGAATGCCAGTTCCAGCAATATTTGCTATAAAAGAAGAAGATGAAGATTATAATTTGAAGTATGAAATAATAGACGGATTACAAAGAATTTCTACTATTTTAGAATTTGTAGGGAAATTAAAGGATAATAAAAATTCTGAAAAATTAAAAAGAATAGAGGGAGCTGATATATTATTTGAATTAAATGGATTAAGTTGGGATGATATAGAAAAAACAAATATGGGGTTTATATTTGAAAGTTCAACATTGTTATTTATGAATTTAAAAACATTAAAATCACACATAAAATATGAAACATTTAAAAGATTAAATACTGGTGGAATCCCCTTAGAATCTCAAGAAATAAGAAGTAATATACTATCACTAAGAGGAGATAAAAAATATAAAGAATTAATTAAAAAATATGAGGAAATAGAACTTAATTTTTTAACTGAAAAAGATATAAAAAGTAGAAAAGATATGGAATTATTTTTAGAATTTTCTTTGATTAGTGAATACAAAAAATTTATAAAAATATTTAATGAAAAACAAGAAAATACAAATAATAGAAAAACATTTGAATTATTATTAGATGATTATACAGAATATGTAGATATAAAAAAATTAATTAATATATTAGAAAGTTATAAAGAATTTTTGAAGTTATGTGAAAAATTTAAATTTAAAAAATATAATAAAGAAAAACAAAAAAACATTGGAATATTTATAAATCAATATTTTGAAATTGCATCGTTTATTTATTTTAAAAATAAGGATTATTTAACTGAAGAAAATTTTAAAAAGATGTTTGATAAAACTTATGAGCAATTTTACCGTTCAAGGGGATTAAATAATCCACCTGCTCTAAGAAGATTAGAAGAAGCTCACAAATATGTGGAGGAAATTTTAAATGAATAA
- a CDS encoding IS5 family transposase (programmed frameshift) — protein sequence MQRRYEISDEQWNKIKHMFPKAKTGRPGKDLRLMFNAVLWIACSGAPWRDLPKRFGSWKTVYSRFCKWRDEGTLLKIFEHLREDADYENLSIDSTVVKAHQNSAGAKKGAKDSEVNQHIGRSSGGRTTKIHAVVDGLGNPLYIKLSAGQIHDSTQAIKILSQLSIKDSNILADKAYGTKEVREYIRKHGEECVIPPKSNAVDKWECDYHIYKERHLVECFFNKLKQFRRIGTRYDKLASTFINFIYIGCIIILIK from the exons ATGCAAAGAAGATATGAAATATCAGATGAACAGTGGAATAAAATAAAGCATATGTTTCCCAAAGCTAAGACAGGACGTCCAGGCAAGGATTTACGCCTGATGTTTAATGCTGTGCTATGGATTGCCTGCAGCGGTGCACCTTGGAGAGACCTTCCTAAACGTTTCGGTTCATGGAAGACGGTCTATTCTCGTTTCTGCAAATGGCGTGACGAGGGGACTCTGCTTAAAATATTTGAGCATTTAAGGGAAGATGCCGACTATGAGAACTTGAGCATTGACTCTACAGTAGTTAAAGCCCACCAGAACAGTGCAGGAGCTAAAAAAG GGGCAAAAGATTCAGAAGTGAATCAGCACATCGGGAGAAGCTCAGGTGGAAGGACAACTAAGATCCATGCAGTTGTTGATGGACTTGGAAATCCGCTGTATATAAAACTTAGTGCAGGACAGATTCACGATAGTACGCAAGCAATTAAAATATTGTCGCAGCTAAGCATAAAAGACAGCAACATACTGGCAGACAAGGCATACGGAACAAAGGAAGTTCGGGAGTACATAAGAAAACACGGGGAAGAATGTGTAATACCTCCGAAGTCCAATGCAGTAGATAAATGGGAATGCGATTACCATATCTACAAGGAAAGACATCTTGTGGAATGTTTTTTCAATAAGCTTAAACAGTTCCGCAGAATAGGGACACGCTATGATAAGCTGGCAAGCACATTTATAAATTTTATTTATATAGGATGCATAATAATTTTAATAAAATAA
- the aroB gene encoding 3-dehydroquinate synthase — translation MEILNVGLEKNSYDIIIGENYAKDFPKYIKEIYSGKKLFVITDSNVNEIYKNIYEKMFGGFDYTVYVLKAGEKNKHIRIMPEIYSAMVEAGVKRKDLVVAFGGGVVGDIAGFAAASFLRGISFIQIPTTIVSQVDSSVGGKVGVDLPEGKNLIGAFHQPKLVLIDNYFLNTLTNRYFYDGFAEIVKYGCIYDKKFFDRLVEIVEKIGVSQDDENYIKKLREHLMKYVNELVYRSCEIKKEVVEKDEKESNLRMILNFGHTIGHAIEQFTNYEKYSHGEAISAGMVDITKIGEKKGLTKKDEFLKIEKLLKALNLPTEIEYPKDKISEIMKRDKKSTSDGINFVILKEIGEVEIRKIGEKEIFE, via the coding sequence ATGGAAATATTGAATGTTGGTTTGGAAAAAAATTCTTATGATATTATAATCGGGGAAAATTATGCGAAAGATTTTCCAAAATATATAAAAGAAATTTATAGCGGGAAAAAATTATTTGTCATAACTGACTCGAATGTGAACGAAATTTACAAAAATATTTATGAAAAAATGTTTGGTGGATTTGATTACACGGTTTATGTACTAAAAGCTGGAGAAAAAAACAAACATATTAGAATTATGCCGGAAATTTATTCGGCGATGGTAGAAGCTGGTGTAAAAAGAAAAGATTTAGTCGTGGCTTTTGGAGGTGGAGTTGTTGGGGATATTGCTGGGTTTGCAGCGGCCTCATTTTTGAGAGGGATTAGTTTTATTCAAATTCCTACGACAATAGTTTCCCAAGTTGACAGCAGCGTTGGGGGAAAAGTTGGAGTTGACTTGCCAGAGGGGAAAAATTTGATTGGGGCATTTCACCAGCCAAAATTAGTTTTAATTGATAATTATTTTTTGAACACATTAACAAATCGCTATTTTTATGATGGATTTGCGGAAATTGTGAAATATGGATGTATTTATGATAAGAAGTTTTTTGACAGACTTGTGGAAATTGTGGAAAAAATTGGGGTTTCGCAAGATGATGAAAATTATATAAAAAAATTACGTGAACATTTGATGAAATATGTGAATGAGCTTGTTTATCGTTCTTGTGAGATAAAGAAGGAAGTTGTGGAAAAAGATGAGAAGGAAAGTAACTTGAGAATGATATTGAATTTTGGACATACTATCGGACATGCGATAGAGCAGTTTACAAATTATGAGAAATATTCGCATGGAGAAGCAATTTCTGCTGGAATGGTAGACATTACAAAAATTGGAGAGAAAAAAGGGCTTACTAAAAAGGATGAATTTTTAAAAATTGAGAAATTGTTGAAGGCATTGAATTTACCGACTGAGATTGAATATCCGAAAGACAAAATTTCTGAAATTATGAAAAGGGATAAGAAAAGTACAAGTGATGGAATTAATTTTGTAATTCTGAAGGAAATTGGGGAAGTTGAAATTAGAAAGATAGGGGAAAAGGAGATTTTTGAGTAA
- a CDS encoding GNAT family N-acetyltransferase, whose amino-acid sequence MENSSEKKKYLKTLVGDNVYLSPISVDDVEEYAEMVNDIKVSVGLGYLSYTNIIDFESEKELLNSIKKEKRFAVRLLENDELLGNVGFKSVGEIHRTAEMGIMLGNPKYQRKGYGIEAINLLLDYGFSFLNLRNISLNVFEYNEVAYNLYKKIGFKEAGRLRKAVEILGKTYDVIIMDMLKEEFQSVYIKRELEKRYNLK is encoded by the coding sequence ATGGAAAATAGCTCTGAAAAGAAAAAATATTTAAAAACATTGGTTGGTGATAATGTTTATCTTTCGCCAATTTCTGTTGATGATGTTGAGGAATATGCTGAAATGGTTAATGATATAAAAGTTTCGGTTGGTTTGGGTTATCTTTCCTATACAAATATTATAGATTTTGAAAGTGAAAAAGAATTATTAAATTCAATCAAAAAAGAGAAAAGATTTGCTGTCAGATTATTGGAAAATGATGAACTTTTGGGAAATGTAGGTTTTAAATCAGTAGGAGAGATACATAGAACAGCTGAAATGGGAATTATGCTTGGAAATCCAAAATATCAGCGAAAAGGTTATGGAATAGAAGCTATAAACTTGCTACTTGATTACGGCTTTTCATTTTTAAATCTGAGAAATATATCGTTAAATGTATTTGAATATAATGAGGTTGCTTATAATTTATATAAAAAAATAGGCTTTAAGGAAGCTGGGAGATTGCGTAAAGCAGTTGAAATTCTGGGAAAAACTTATGATGTAATTATAATGGATATGTTAAAAGAAGAGTTTCAGTCAGTTTATATAAAAAGGGAACTTGAAAAAAGATATAATTTAAAATAA
- a CDS encoding prephenate dehydrogenase — translation MKKIENLTVTIVGLGVIGAAFAQSFKEIGIKTVYGIDIDEETIKKAEEKNMINKGFLETKEPLEKSDFVVITLYPNLMKSFFVNNINYFKENAIITDVVGIKEKIIKDIDPIIEKSGRNIDFIFGHPMAGREKRGIDFADNRVFKDANYIIIKDEKNKKENLELLSEIVKLMGFKKVSFLKAQEHDEIIAFTSQLTHAIAVSLVNSDSEKYDTNRFIGDSYRDLTRIAKINEDLWAELFMGNKKNLLKMIQQFERELDIIKDALNSNDLGTLKEKFIISTKRREKID, via the coding sequence TTGAAAAAAATAGAAAATTTAACGGTAACAATAGTAGGACTTGGAGTAATTGGAGCAGCTTTTGCACAAAGCTTTAAGGAAATCGGCATTAAGACTGTTTATGGAATTGATATTGATGAGGAAACGATAAAAAAGGCAGAAGAGAAAAATATGATAAATAAAGGTTTTCTCGAAACTAAGGAGCCTTTGGAAAAGTCAGATTTTGTGGTAATTACTCTTTATCCGAATTTGATGAAGTCGTTTTTTGTGAATAATATTAATTATTTTAAGGAAAATGCGATAATTACTGATGTTGTTGGAATTAAAGAGAAAATTATCAAGGATATTGATCCGATTATTGAGAAGAGTGGAAGAAATATTGACTTTATTTTTGGACATCCTATGGCAGGACGTGAGAAACGTGGGATTGATTTTGCAGACAACAGAGTATTTAAAGATGCAAATTATATAATTATTAAGGATGAAAAAAATAAAAAAGAAAATCTAGAATTGCTCTCAGAAATTGTTAAGCTGATGGGTTTTAAGAAAGTCAGTTTTCTTAAGGCACAGGAACATGATGAAATTATTGCTTTTACTAGCCAGCTTACGCATGCGATTGCAGTTTCTCTCGTGAATAGCGATAGTGAAAAGTACGATACAAACCGATTTATTGGGGATTCTTATCGGGATTTGACAAGAATTGCAAAGATAAATGAAGATTTGTGGGCAGAACTGTTTATGGGAAATAAAAAAAATCTTTTGAAAATGATACAGCAATTTGAAAGAGAACTTGATATAATAAAAGATGCCCTGAACAGTAATGATTTAGGAACTTTAAAGGAAAAATTTATAATTTCAACAAAACGTAGAGAGAAAATTGATTAA
- a CDS encoding glycosyltransferase family 9 protein — MELNEREALKIKIGKELKLKTEEMATRQEMLELLKEFDDYILEYPEELSGYGNRSVVLEALGLYQLALNDLNVVTHMSPNLHRGWLNKALIMLRLGRLGEGWQYYEWRRGMVIDNNDFPKNHREIALPYWNGEKNTENSKLFIYAEQGLGDNIQFFRFILELKDRGIHISVLNKVELDSLLRYNLEKNDIEIFENGAKLTPEFKYYAFLMSLPHCLQIDNIDKIPYKSKYIDVPPQFEEKWKKKLRATKKKKIGVFWTSDSEHKKSRFRNVSFEKIRKLFSLDAKFHCLQKNVSEEDRQAGEKVKNLYFWDTELEDFSDTAALISQMDLVITIDTSVAHLAGALGKPTWIMLSYHPDFRWLLDREDSPWYDSVRLFRQDEDYQWDDVIEKIKNELREII, encoded by the coding sequence TTGGAACTGAATGAAAGAGAAGCATTAAAAATAAAAATTGGTAAGGAATTAAAGTTAAAGACGGAAGAAATGGCAACAAGACAGGAAATGCTGGAATTACTGAAAGAATTTGATGATTATATATTGGAATATCCAGAGGAATTAAGTGGTTATGGAAATCGTTCGGTAGTATTGGAGGCGCTAGGATTGTATCAACTGGCACTTAATGATTTGAATGTAGTTACTCATATGTCTCCAAATTTGCATAGAGGCTGGTTAAATAAAGCTTTAATAATGTTAAGATTGGGAAGATTAGGAGAAGGATGGCAGTATTATGAGTGGCGTCGAGGAATGGTAATTGATAATAATGACTTTCCTAAAAATCATAGAGAAATTGCTTTACCATATTGGAATGGTGAAAAGAATACAGAAAATAGCAAGTTATTTATTTATGCAGAGCAAGGACTAGGTGATAATATTCAATTTTTTAGATTTATTTTGGAATTAAAAGATAGGGGAATACATATTTCAGTCTTAAATAAAGTTGAATTAGATAGTTTGTTAAGATATAACTTGGAAAAGAATGATATTGAAATTTTTGAAAACGGTGCAAAATTGACTCCAGAGTTTAAATATTATGCCTTTTTAATGAGTTTACCGCATTGCTTGCAAATAGATAATATTGATAAGATACCGTATAAATCAAAGTACATAGATGTTCCACCTCAATTTGAAGAAAAATGGAAAAAGAAATTAAGAGCCACTAAGAAAAAGAAAATAGGGGTATTTTGGACAAGTGATTCTGAACATAAAAAGAGCAGATTTAGAAATGTTTCATTTGAAAAAATAAGAAAATTATTTTCACTTGATGCAAAATTCCATTGCTTGCAAAAAAATGTATCAGAAGAAGATAGACAAGCTGGAGAAAAAGTTAAAAATCTATACTTTTGGGATACAGAATTAGAAGATTTTTCCGATACGGCAGCATTAATAAGTCAAATGGATTTAGTTATTACAATAGATACTTCAGTTGCCCATCTTGCTGGTGCTTTAGGAAAACCTACCTGGATTATGCTTTCTTATCATCCTGATTTCAGGTGGCTACTGGACAGGGAAGACAGTCCCTGGTATGACAGTGTTAGATTATTCAGACAAGATGAAGATTATCAATGGGATGATGTAATAGAAAAAATAAAAAATGAATTACGTGAAATTATATAA
- the aroF gene encoding 3-deoxy-7-phosphoheptulonate synthase, translating to MIIKVDGGISEKILEKLINRLETENNVSVKLIAGKEYLILGLVGDISTIDIKHIQALDYVLDVQRVQEPYKRASRKFKPEDTIVKVGNVEIGGNSLVMMAGPCSVENEKQIIDTAKAVKAAGANILRGGVVKPRTSPYAFQGLGMEGIELMKKAKEETGLPIICEVMSIAQLHEFGPHLDMIQLGARNMQNFDLLKEVGKTNIPVLLKRGLSATIEEWLMSAEYILAGGNENVVLCERGIRTYETAYRNVLDLNAVPMIKRLTHLPIIVDSAHATGKYWMVKPLAMAGIAAGADGLMVEVHPEPDKALSDGPQSLKFEVFDDLMQDVEKIANVLGKSFK from the coding sequence ATGATTATTAAAGTAGATGGCGGAATAAGTGAAAAAATCTTGGAAAAATTGATAAATAGATTGGAAACAGAAAATAATGTAAGCGTTAAATTAATTGCTGGCAAAGAATATTTAATTTTAGGATTGGTTGGAGATATTAGTACAATTGATATAAAACATATTCAAGCTCTAGATTACGTGCTGGATGTACAAAGGGTGCAAGAGCCTTATAAGAGAGCAAGCCGAAAATTTAAGCCAGAAGATACTATTGTAAAAGTGGGAAATGTCGAAATCGGAGGAAATAGTCTTGTGATGATGGCAGGACCTTGTTCTGTGGAAAATGAGAAGCAGATAATTGATACAGCAAAAGCTGTAAAAGCGGCTGGAGCAAATATTTTAAGAGGTGGAGTTGTAAAACCGAGAACATCGCCTTATGCCTTTCAAGGATTAGGAATGGAAGGTATTGAATTAATGAAAAAAGCAAAAGAAGAAACAGGGCTTCCAATAATATGTGAAGTTATGTCAATCGCTCAATTGCACGAATTTGGACCACATCTTGATATGATTCAGTTAGGTGCGAGAAATATGCAAAATTTTGATTTGCTGAAAGAAGTTGGGAAAACAAATATTCCAGTCCTACTGAAAAGAGGATTGAGTGCAACAATCGAAGAATGGTTAATGTCGGCAGAATATATTTTAGCTGGTGGAAATGAAAATGTAGTTCTTTGTGAAAGAGGGATTAGAACTTATGAAACGGCCTACAGAAACGTATTGGACTTAAATGCAGTGCCTATGATCAAAAGATTGACACATTTGCCAATAATTGTAGATTCAGCTCATGCAACTGGAAAATACTGGATGGTAAAACCACTTGCAATGGCAGGAATTGCTGCTGGAGCAGATGGGCTTATGGTAGAAGTACACCCTGAACCAGACAAGGCATTGTCAGATGGGCCTCAATCATTGAAATTTGAGGTGTTTGATGATTTGATGCAGGATGTGGAGAAGATTGCAAATGTGTTAGGGAAGAGTTTTAAATAA
- a CDS encoding putative heavy metal-binding protein, with translation MVITTTNEIQDKKVVEYKGIVFGEVISGINMFKDLGANLRNIFGGRSKGYEDELLAARTNALEEMKTRAAGLGANAIIGVKMDYEVLGADNGMLMVTCSGTAVVVG, from the coding sequence ATGGTTATTACAACTACAAATGAAATTCAGGATAAGAAAGTTGTGGAATACAAAGGGATTGTATTTGGAGAGGTTATTTCAGGAATTAATATGTTTAAGGATTTAGGAGCAAATCTAAGAAATATTTTTGGAGGAAGATCAAAAGGATATGAAGATGAACTCTTGGCAGCTAGAACTAATGCTCTTGAAGAAATGAAAACTAGAGCAGCAGGTCTTGGAGCAAATGCTATTATTGGCGTAAAAATGGACTATGAAGTGCTGGGAGCAGATAATGGAATGCTTATGGTAACTTGCAGCGGAACAGCTGTAGTTGTAGGTTAA